One Pseudomonas tolaasii NCPPB 2192 genomic window carries:
- a CDS encoding transporter substrate-binding domain-containing protein has product MFKKCCSICLIGVVLFLGAGVVSAGVLDDAVRRGVLKVGTTPTYVPFEMTDKHGRIVGFEIDLLQAMSRALGVELELVSVPYTDLLPGLMAKKFDLIGSGMTVTQERNLKLNFSDSFIVVGQTVLMHPSLAGKVFSIEDLDEAGYRIVTTEGTTGESAAQRFLGAARRSSFVTSEEALRQVVAGKADAFIHDAPYNLIAMTRPENATLLALEQPFTFEPLAFGLKKGDYDSLNWINHFLNQVAQDGTYDRLHDKWFKDTDWMAEIDAES; this is encoded by the coding sequence ATGTTCAAAAAGTGCTGTTCGATATGCCTGATCGGCGTTGTCTTGTTTCTAGGCGCAGGCGTGGTGAGTGCAGGCGTGCTCGACGATGCCGTGCGCCGCGGCGTGCTTAAAGTCGGCACCACGCCCACGTACGTGCCTTTCGAAATGACTGACAAGCACGGCCGTATCGTCGGCTTCGAAATCGACCTGCTGCAGGCGATGAGCCGCGCCCTGGGCGTTGAGCTGGAGCTGGTCTCGGTGCCTTATACCGACTTGCTGCCGGGGTTGATGGCGAAGAAATTCGACTTGATCGGCAGCGGCATGACCGTCACTCAGGAGCGCAACCTGAAGCTGAATTTCAGCGACTCCTTCATCGTGGTGGGCCAGACCGTGCTGATGCATCCCAGCCTGGCCGGCAAGGTGTTCAGCATTGAAGACCTCGACGAAGCCGGGTACCGCATCGTGACCACTGAAGGCACCACCGGGGAGTCCGCAGCGCAGCGCTTTCTGGGAGCGGCCCGGCGCAGCAGTTTCGTCACCTCGGAAGAAGCTTTGCGCCAAGTGGTGGCGGGCAAGGCCGATGCATTCATCCATGATGCGCCCTACAACCTGATCGCCATGACCCGTCCGGAAAACGCGACACTGTTGGCCCTTGAGCAACCGTTTACCTTCGAACCGCTGGCCTTCGGCCTGAAAAAGGGCGATTACGACAGCCTTAACTGGATCAACCACTTCCTCAATCAGGTGGCGCAGGATGGCACCTACGATCGCCTTCATGACAAGTGGTTCAAGGACACCGACTGGATGGCCGAGATTGACGCTGAGTCATAA
- a CDS encoding transporter substrate-binding domain-containing protein: protein MKKYLSMLLLGVTALVAATAAQAGAIDDAVKRGSLKVGMDPTYMPFEMTDKRGEIIGFEVDILKALAKSMGVKLELVSTGYDGIIPAFLTGKFDMIGSGMTLTQERNLRLNFSEPFIVVGQTLLIRKDLEGTIKSYKDLNDEKYRLTSKLGTTGEMVAKKLISKAKYHGYDNEQEGVLDVVNGKADAFVYDAPYNVVAEKKVGNGKLVFLEEPFTFEPLAFGLKKGDYDSLNYINNFLHQIRNDGTYDRLHDKWFKSSEWLKDME, encoded by the coding sequence ATGAAAAAGTATCTTTCGATGCTGCTGCTCGGCGTCACGGCGCTGGTCGCCGCCACTGCGGCCCAGGCCGGTGCAATCGACGATGCGGTCAAGCGCGGCTCGCTGAAAGTCGGCATGGACCCGACCTACATGCCGTTCGAAATGACAGACAAGCGCGGTGAAATCATCGGCTTCGAAGTCGACATCCTCAAGGCCCTGGCCAAGTCCATGGGCGTCAAGCTGGAGCTGGTGTCCACCGGGTACGACGGCATCATCCCGGCGTTCCTGACCGGCAAGTTCGACATGATCGGCAGCGGCATGACCCTGACCCAGGAACGCAACCTGCGCCTGAACTTCAGCGAACCTTTCATCGTCGTCGGCCAGACCCTGCTGATCCGCAAGGACCTGGAAGGCACGATCAAGTCTTACAAAGACCTGAACGACGAGAAATACCGCCTGACGTCCAAGCTGGGCACCACCGGCGAAATGGTCGCGAAGAAGCTGATCTCCAAAGCCAAGTACCACGGCTATGACAACGAGCAGGAAGGCGTGCTGGACGTGGTCAACGGCAAAGCCGACGCCTTTGTGTACGACGCGCCGTACAACGTAGTCGCCGAGAAAAAAGTCGGCAACGGCAAGCTGGTGTTCCTCGAAGAACCCTTCACCTTTGAGCCTTTGGCGTTCGGCCTGAAAAAAGGCGATTACGACAGCCTCAACTACATCAACAACTTCCTGCACCAGATCCGCAACGACGGCACCTACGATCGCCTCCATGACAAGTGGTTCAAGAGCTCCGAGTGGCTCAAGGACATGGAATAA
- a CDS encoding amino acid ABC transporter permease — MKQKKAQWPWHLLTVVVLVGLAGALYYATSLMSYEWRWNRVPQYFAYQAETSQRAADISTVVELVRKGDVAEVTLRNDAGAEQKLTVADNSLQVARGDDVAEGDVVGVTRHWALGPLMWGLWTTLWLSVVSGILGLAIGLATGLCRLSSNPTLRDLSTIYVELVRGTPLLVQIFIFYFFIGTVLNLSREFAGVAALSLFTGAYVAEIVRAGVQSITRGQNEAARSLGLSASQSMRHVVLPQAFKRVLPPLAGQFISLVKDTSLVSVIAITELLKSGREVITTSFSPFEILFCVAGLYLLINLPLSKMASRLERRLAQSD; from the coding sequence ATGAAACAGAAAAAAGCCCAATGGCCCTGGCACCTGCTGACCGTGGTCGTGCTGGTTGGCCTGGCCGGTGCGCTGTACTACGCCACGTCGTTGATGTCCTACGAATGGCGCTGGAACCGTGTGCCGCAGTACTTCGCCTATCAGGCCGAAACGTCCCAGCGCGCCGCTGACATCTCCACCGTGGTCGAACTGGTGCGCAAGGGCGATGTAGCTGAAGTCACCCTGCGCAACGACGCCGGTGCCGAGCAAAAGCTGACCGTTGCTGACAACAGCCTGCAAGTGGCGCGCGGCGATGATGTGGCCGAAGGCGATGTGGTCGGCGTCACCCGCCATTGGGCGCTGGGCCCGTTGATGTGGGGCTTGTGGACCACGCTGTGGCTGTCGGTGGTGTCTGGAATTTTGGGCCTGGCGATTGGTTTGGCCACCGGCCTGTGCCGGCTGTCGAGCAACCCGACCCTGCGCGATTTGTCGACGATCTACGTCGAGCTGGTACGCGGTACGCCGCTATTGGTGCAGATCTTCATTTTCTATTTCTTTATCGGCACGGTGTTGAATCTGTCCCGGGAATTCGCCGGGGTCGCCGCGTTGTCGCTGTTCACGGGTGCCTATGTGGCGGAAATCGTCCGGGCCGGCGTGCAGTCCATCACCCGTGGCCAGAACGAAGCCGCGCGATCCCTGGGGTTGAGTGCCAGCCAATCGATGCGCCACGTGGTGCTGCCGCAGGCCTTCAAGCGTGTGCTGCCGCCGTTGGCCGGGCAATTTATCAGTCTGGTCAAGGACACCTCTTTGGTGTCGGTGATCGCCATCACCGAGTTGCTCAAAAGCGGTCGCGAGGTCATCACCACCTCGTTTTCGCCGTTTGAAATCCTGTTCTGTGTGGCAGGCCTGTACCTGCTGATCAACCTGCCGCTGTCGAAAATGGCCAGCCGGCTTGAGCGGAGGCTCGCGCAAAGTGATTGA
- a CDS encoding amino acid ABC transporter ATP-binding protein: MIEVRDLVKVFDTRGQVVRAVDHVTTQVAKGEVLVVIGPSGSGKSTFLRCLNGLEAFDSGSVSIDGLQLADPKTDVNAYRREVGMVFQHFNLFPHMTVLENLCLAQKVVRKRGKHEREAKALALLEKVGIAQKANEFPSRLSGGQQQRVAIARALAMEPKVMLFDEPTSALDPEMVGEVLDVMKTLALEGMTMVCVTHEMGFAREVADRVLFFDHGKLLEDASPAEFFDAPKDPRAQAFLRQVL, from the coding sequence GTGATTGAAGTCCGCGATCTGGTAAAAGTCTTCGATACCCGTGGCCAGGTAGTGCGCGCGGTGGACCACGTCACCACCCAAGTCGCCAAGGGCGAAGTGCTGGTGGTGATTGGCCCGTCGGGTTCCGGCAAGTCCACCTTCCTGCGCTGCCTTAATGGCCTGGAAGCGTTCGACTCGGGTTCGGTCAGCATCGACGGCCTGCAACTGGCCGACCCGAAAACCGATGTGAATGCCTACCGCCGCGAAGTGGGCATGGTGTTCCAGCACTTCAACTTGTTTCCGCACATGACCGTGTTGGAAAACCTGTGCCTGGCGCAAAAAGTCGTGCGCAAGCGCGGCAAACACGAGCGCGAGGCCAAGGCCCTGGCTCTGTTGGAAAAGGTCGGCATTGCGCAAAAGGCCAACGAGTTTCCGTCGCGCCTTTCCGGCGGCCAGCAACAGCGCGTGGCGATTGCCCGCGCGTTGGCCATGGAGCCCAAGGTGATGCTGTTTGACGAGCCCACCTCGGCCCTGGACCCGGAAATGGTCGGCGAAGTGCTGGACGTGATGAAGACCCTGGCCCTGGAAGGCATGACCATGGTCTGCGTCACCCACGAAATGGGTTTTGCCCGCGAAGTGGCCGACCGCGTGTTGTTCTTCGATCACGGCAAACTGCTCGAAGATGCCTCGCCGGCCGAGTTCTTCGACGCTCCCAAAGACCCGCGCGCCCAGGCCTTTCTGCGCCAGGTTCTGTAA
- a CDS encoding methyl-accepting chemotaxis protein, translated as MFPRLTRLLVNTSVRLKLALGFGQVLILSFIIAATGWQALNAALFRSSNLTTLGQLTAVTESMRADRIVYRTLTDTASLDKMAVQIEKIDQYLDYLSTHVKDPVDLEHLLEARQLVKRFKAALVELPPLIEQRETIRPALRKTALQASDTLAQLASELPDQQDRRALDAIENLRQTMAQAEVRTQSPAWAAESLHAYAESVAKSLDALDLAQAAVTRLPADSALLNTELTQYRNLLITLKEAQLTTETAQNRFEQQINQLLEQSDLVSQGQTFKRDLEAENTRALIIAVTVAALLLGALSAWWIARQIALPLRHALVAANRIAEGDLSESNPVERRDELGQLQQSIGKMTRNLRALISGIGDSAGQIARAATQLSAVTERTRKGVNNQRDETDQVATAMNEMLATAQEVARHAEQASVAANEADRQAGSGEQVVTQAVEQIGHLAHEMARSSQAMLALQHESHKIGSVLDVIKSVSQQTNLLALNAAIEAARAGDAGRGFAVVADEVRSLAQRTQESAEEIEGLILSLNTGTQRVADIMDHSRSLTDNSVGLTRDAGNALAAIARTVSVIQEMNPQIAAAAEEQSAVAEEINRSVLNVRDVSEQTSAASEETAAASVQLTKLSLDLQALVGKFRL; from the coding sequence ATGTTTCCCCGGCTGACCCGCTTGCTGGTCAACACCAGCGTCCGTCTCAAGCTCGCCCTGGGCTTCGGCCAGGTGCTGATCCTCAGCTTCATCATCGCCGCCACCGGCTGGCAGGCCTTGAATGCGGCGCTGTTCCGCTCCAGCAACCTCACCACCCTCGGTCAACTCACGGCGGTGACCGAATCGATGCGCGCCGACCGTATCGTGTACCGCACACTCACTGACACGGCGAGCCTCGACAAAATGGCCGTGCAGATCGAGAAGATCGACCAGTACCTCGACTACCTGTCCACCCATGTGAAAGACCCGGTTGACCTGGAGCACCTGCTTGAGGCCAGGCAGTTGGTGAAGCGTTTCAAGGCCGCACTGGTGGAGCTGCCGCCGTTGATCGAACAACGCGAGACAATCCGCCCGGCACTGCGCAAAACCGCGCTGCAGGCCAGTGACACGCTCGCTCAACTTGCCAGCGAATTGCCCGACCAGCAGGACCGCCGAGCCCTCGACGCCATCGAAAACCTGCGCCAGACCATGGCACAGGCCGAGGTCCGCACCCAAAGCCCCGCCTGGGCGGCCGAGTCACTGCACGCCTACGCCGAGAGCGTCGCCAAATCGCTGGATGCCCTCGACCTGGCTCAAGCCGCCGTCACCCGCTTGCCGGCGGACTCCGCCTTGCTGAACACCGAACTCACACAGTATCGCAACCTGCTGATCACGCTGAAGGAGGCTCAGCTCACCACCGAAACGGCACAAAACCGTTTTGAGCAACAGATCAACCAATTGCTTGAACAAAGCGACCTGGTCAGCCAGGGCCAGACCTTCAAACGCGATCTCGAGGCCGAGAACACTCGCGCGCTGATCATCGCCGTGACAGTGGCAGCGTTGTTGCTCGGTGCGCTGTCCGCTTGGTGGATCGCGCGGCAGATCGCGCTGCCGTTACGCCACGCACTGGTTGCCGCCAACCGCATCGCCGAAGGCGATCTGAGTGAAAGCAACCCGGTGGAGCGTCGGGATGAACTTGGGCAATTGCAGCAAAGCATCGGAAAAATGACACGCAACCTGCGCGCCTTGATCAGCGGCATCGGCGACAGCGCCGGGCAAATCGCCCGTGCCGCGACGCAGTTGTCAGCCGTCACCGAGCGGACGCGCAAAGGGGTCAATAACCAGCGCGACGAAACCGACCAGGTCGCCACGGCCATGAATGAAATGCTCGCCACAGCACAGGAAGTGGCGCGCCATGCCGAGCAAGCCTCCGTCGCCGCCAACGAAGCGGACCGGCAGGCCGGCTCCGGTGAGCAGGTGGTGACACAGGCTGTTGAGCAGATTGGCCATCTGGCCCATGAGATGGCGCGATCCAGTCAGGCCATGCTGGCGCTACAGCATGAGAGCCACAAAATCGGCAGCGTGCTGGACGTGATCAAATCCGTGTCCCAGCAGACCAACCTGCTGGCACTCAACGCCGCCATCGAAGCGGCGCGGGCAGGCGATGCCGGCCGGGGCTTTGCCGTCGTCGCCGACGAGGTGCGCAGCCTGGCCCAGCGCACCCAGGAGTCCGCCGAGGAAATTGAAGGGCTGATCCTGAGTTTGAACACCGGCACTCAGCGCGTGGCGGACATCATGGACCACAGCCGCAGCCTCACCGACAACAGCGTTGGCTTGACCCGTGATGCCGGTAATGCGCTGGCGGCGATAGCCCGTACCGTGTCGGTCATCCAGGAAATGAACCCACAGATTGCTGCCGCCGCCGAGGAACAAAGCGCGGTGGCCGAAGAGATTAATCGCAGCGTATTGAACGTGCGGGATGTGTCGGAACAAACGTCGGCCGCCAGTGAAGAAACCGCGGCGGCCAGCGTTCAGTTGACGAAGCTGAGTCTGGATTTACAGGCCCTGGTCGGCAAATTCAGACTCTGA
- a CDS encoding methyl-accepting chemotaxis protein codes for MQSMTVGLRELIGGISDGVTQIASAAEQLSAVTEQTSAGVNSQKVETDQVATAMNEMAATVQEVARNAEEASEAAVAADQQAREGDKVVGEAIAQIERLATEVGNSTEAMGHLQRESDKIGSVLDVIKSVAQQTNLLALNAAIEAARAGEAGRGFAVVADEVRSLAQRTQKSTEEIEELIVGLQSGTQQVATIMDNSRGLTDSSVELTRRAGNALGNITRTVSTIQAMNSQIATAAEQQSAVAEEINRSVLNVRDVSEQTSSASEETAASSAELARLGIYLQTLVGRFRV; via the coding sequence ATGCAAAGCATGACCGTGGGCCTGCGCGAGTTGATTGGCGGCATCAGCGACGGCGTCACCCAGATCGCCAGCGCCGCCGAGCAACTGTCGGCCGTCACCGAACAGACGAGTGCCGGGGTCAACAGCCAGAAAGTCGAAACCGACCAAGTGGCCACCGCCATGAACGAAATGGCCGCCACTGTGCAGGAAGTTGCGCGCAACGCCGAGGAGGCCTCTGAAGCCGCTGTAGCGGCGGACCAACAGGCGCGCGAGGGCGACAAGGTGGTGGGCGAGGCCATCGCCCAGATCGAGCGCCTGGCGACCGAGGTGGGCAACTCCACCGAGGCCATGGGCCACCTCCAGCGCGAGAGCGACAAGATCGGCAGCGTGCTCGACGTGATCAAGTCGGTGGCCCAGCAAACCAACCTGCTGGCACTGAACGCGGCGATTGAAGCGGCGCGCGCCGGTGAAGCCGGACGAGGCTTTGCGGTGGTCGCCGACGAGGTGCGCAGCCTGGCCCAGCGCACGCAAAAGTCCACCGAAGAGATCGAAGAACTGATCGTCGGCCTGCAAAGCGGCACCCAGCAAGTCGCAACCATCATGGACAACAGCCGTGGCCTCACCGACAGCAGCGTCGAACTGACCCGCCGCGCCGGCAACGCGCTGGGCAATATCACTCGCACGGTCTCGACCATCCAGGCGATGAACTCGCAGATCGCCACCGCCGCCGAGCAGCAAAGCGCCGTCGCCGAGGAGATCAACCGTAGCGTGCTGAACGTGCGCGACGTGTCGGAACAAACTTCATCAGCCAGCGAGGAAACCGCTGCGTCCAGCGCAGAGCTGGCGCGCCTGGGAATCTATCTGCAGACGCTGGTCGGACGGTTCCGCGTCTGA
- a CDS encoding 16S rRNA (uracil(1498)-N(3))-methyltransferase, with protein MNLLLLEEADFIAADRVVLRDRRLVHMQDVHRAAVGDSLRVGRIGGLMGNAQLLRLEAREAELQVSFDQPPPAKLPLTLLLALPRPKMLRRVLQTVAAMGVPTVVLVKSYRVEKSFWQTPFLEPEAVREQLILGLEQARDTVLPEIIIEKRFKPFVEDRLPAMTAGSLGLIGHPGDYPPCPRGLNEPVTLAIGPEGGWIPYEVDLLTKAGLQPVQLGARILRVETAVTALLARLF; from the coding sequence GTGAACCTGCTGCTGCTTGAAGAAGCCGACTTTATTGCGGCTGACCGGGTGGTGCTGCGTGACCGGCGCCTGGTGCATATGCAGGACGTCCACCGCGCTGCCGTCGGCGACAGCCTGCGTGTGGGCCGTATTGGCGGGCTGATGGGCAATGCGCAGTTGCTGCGCCTGGAGGCCCGCGAGGCCGAGTTACAGGTCAGTTTCGACCAGCCGCCCCCGGCCAAACTGCCCCTGACCCTGTTACTCGCGCTGCCTCGCCCGAAAATGCTGCGCCGCGTACTGCAAACCGTGGCCGCGATGGGCGTGCCCACAGTGGTGTTGGTCAAGAGTTACCGCGTGGAAAAGAGCTTCTGGCAAACGCCGTTCCTGGAGCCCGAGGCGGTCCGCGAGCAATTGATCCTCGGCCTGGAACAAGCCCGCGATACCGTGCTGCCGGAAATCATCATCGAAAAGCGCTTCAAGCCCTTCGTCGAAGACCGCCTGCCGGCCATGACTGCCGGCAGCCTCGGCCTGATCGGCCACCCCGGCGACTACCCGCCCTGCCCGCGCGGGCTGAATGAACCTGTCACTCTGGCCATTGGCCCGGAAGGTGGCTGGATTCCGTACGAGGTGGATTTGCTGACCAAAGCCGGTTTGCAACCGGTGCAGCTTGGCGCACGCATCCTGCGCGTCGAAACCGCCGTCACCGCCCTGCTCGCCCGCCTGTTCTGA
- the tatC gene encoding twin-arginine translocase subunit TatC translates to MSADKPENDQHMPLVSHLTELRTRLLRCVAAIFIIFAGLFAFTQQIYTFVSTPLRHYLPAGATMIATDVSSPFLTPLKLTMMVSLFLAIPVILHQIWGFIAPGLYKHEKRIAVPLLVSSILLFYTGMAFAYFLVFPLIFKFFAAATPAGVEMMTDITSYLDFVMTLFFAFGVAFEIPVAVVLLVWIGVVDVKYLKKIRPYVIIGCFVVGMILTPPDIFSQTLLAVPMWMLFEIGILFGSLISKRGEHPDDQPADDDQPPATQP, encoded by the coding sequence ATGAGCGCTGATAAACCGGAAAACGACCAGCACATGCCGCTGGTTTCGCACCTCACCGAGCTGCGTACCCGCCTGCTGCGTTGCGTAGCGGCCATCTTCATCATCTTTGCCGGGCTGTTTGCCTTTACCCAGCAGATTTACACCTTCGTCTCCACACCGCTGCGTCATTATTTGCCGGCGGGCGCGACGATGATCGCCACCGATGTGTCGTCGCCGTTTCTCACGCCGTTGAAGCTGACCATGATGGTCTCGCTGTTCCTGGCGATCCCGGTAATCCTGCATCAGATCTGGGGCTTTATCGCGCCAGGCCTGTACAAGCATGAGAAACGCATCGCTGTGCCGTTGCTGGTGTCGAGCATCCTGCTGTTCTACACCGGCATGGCGTTCGCTTACTTCCTGGTGTTCCCGCTGATCTTCAAGTTTTTCGCCGCCGCCACCCCGGCCGGCGTGGAAATGATGACTGACATCACCAGCTACCTCGACTTCGTGATGACGCTGTTCTTCGCCTTTGGCGTGGCCTTCGAAATCCCGGTGGCGGTGGTGTTGCTGGTGTGGATCGGTGTGGTCGACGTCAAATACCTGAAGAAAATCCGCCCGTACGTGATCATCGGCTGCTTTGTGGTCGGCATGATCCTCACACCGCCGGACATCTTCTCGCAGACGTTACTGGCCGTGCCGATGTGGATGCTGTTCGAGATCGGCATCCTCTTTGGCAGCCTGATCAGCAAGCGTGGCGAACACCCGGATGACCAACCCGCCGACGACGACCAGCCGCCAGCGACCCAGCCGTGA
- the tatB gene encoding Sec-independent protein translocase protein TatB, which produces MFGISFSELLLVGLVALLVLGPERLPGAARTAGLWIGRLKRSFNAIKQEVEREIGADEIRRQLHNEHILSLEQEARKILSPVQEPAKPAEPVAENSIAPAPVVDATPVAPAPAAPTQPAPTPVASPAPHDPTLPPRAP; this is translated from the coding sequence ATGTTTGGTATCAGCTTCTCTGAACTGCTCCTCGTCGGCCTTGTTGCCTTGCTGGTACTCGGGCCGGAACGCCTGCCCGGTGCCGCACGCACGGCCGGCCTTTGGATCGGGCGCCTGAAACGCAGTTTCAACGCCATCAAACAGGAAGTTGAACGGGAAATCGGCGCCGACGAAATCCGCCGGCAACTGCACAACGAACATATTCTGTCGCTGGAGCAGGAAGCGCGGAAGATTCTGTCGCCCGTGCAGGAGCCGGCCAAACCGGCCGAGCCCGTGGCCGAAAACAGCATTGCGCCCGCGCCTGTCGTTGACGCCACCCCCGTTGCGCCGGCCCCAGCCGCGCCAACCCAGCCTGCGCCGACGCCCGTGGCGTCGCCCGCGCCCCATGACCCTACATTGCCGCCGCGAGCCCCATGA
- a CDS encoding twin-arginine translocase TatA/TatE family subunit, which translates to MGIFDWKHWIVILVVVVLVFGTKKLKNLGTDVGESIKGFRKAMNDDEKPADPVVTPVPPAQPVHPQATQPITERRTFDVQAEKIEEPTRKDS; encoded by the coding sequence ATGGGCATTTTTGACTGGAAACACTGGATCGTCATTCTGGTAGTGGTGGTACTGGTGTTCGGCACCAAGAAACTCAAGAACCTGGGCACCGACGTGGGCGAGTCGATCAAGGGCTTTCGCAAAGCCATGAACGACGATGAGAAACCGGCTGATCCGGTTGTCACCCCAGTGCCGCCAGCCCAGCCTGTGCACCCGCAGGCCACCCAGCCGATCACCGAGCGTCGTACCTTCGACGTGCAGGCTGAAAAAATCGAAGAGCCGACCCGCAAAGACTCGTGA
- a CDS encoding phosphoribosyl-ATP diphosphatase yields MSDTLNRVAQVLEDRKGADADSSYVASLYHKGLNKILEKLGEESVETIIAAKDAQISGDCSDVIYETADLWFHSLVMLAQLGQHPQAVLDELDRRFGLSGHAEKASRPSA; encoded by the coding sequence ATGAGCGATACCCTGAACCGCGTGGCCCAGGTGCTGGAAGACCGCAAGGGCGCGGACGCCGACAGCTCCTATGTCGCCAGCCTGTACCACAAGGGCTTGAACAAGATCCTGGAAAAACTCGGCGAAGAATCCGTCGAGACCATCATTGCAGCCAAGGACGCACAAATCAGCGGCGACTGCAGCGATGTCATCTACGAAACCGCTGATTTGTGGTTCCACAGTCTGGTCATGCTCGCCCAACTGGGGCAGCATCCGCAGGCAGTGCTGGATGAACTGGACCGCCGCTTCGGCCTGTCCGGGCATGCCGAAAAGGCCTCGCGCCCGTCCGCCTGA
- the hisI gene encoding phosphoribosyl-AMP cyclohydrolase, translating into MKDWLDEIKWDSDGLVPAIAQDYKTGRVLMMAWMNREALSLTAAEQRAIYWSRSRGKLWRKGEESGHVQTLHEMRIDCDADVVILKVEQIGDIACHTGRHSCFYRVFEDGAWKTVEPVLKDPHAIYSAGH; encoded by the coding sequence ATGAAAGACTGGCTGGACGAGATCAAGTGGGACAGTGACGGCCTGGTGCCGGCCATTGCCCAGGACTACAAGACCGGGCGCGTGCTGATGATGGCCTGGATGAACCGTGAGGCCCTGAGCCTGACTGCCGCTGAGCAGCGCGCCATCTACTGGTCACGCTCGCGTGGCAAACTGTGGCGCAAGGGCGAAGAGTCCGGGCATGTGCAGACGTTGCACGAGATGCGCATTGACTGCGACGCCGACGTGGTGATCCTCAAGGTCGAGCAGATCGGCGACATCGCCTGCCACACAGGCCGTCACAGCTGCTTCTATCGCGTGTTCGAGGACGGCGCGTGGAAGACCGTCGAGCCGGTGCTCAAAGACCCGCACGCCATCTACTCGGCAGGACACTGA